CATAATGTGCTGGTTAACGCGGTAAAGCACTCGCCACGGCTCATCGCGGTCGAGTATGGCAGCGCCCATGCTGTAAACGAAACCGTTACAGGTGTCCATCACGCCGTGGTAGATCATGAGCCAGCCTTCGTCGATTTCGATCGGAATGGGGCCAGCGCCGATCTTCGTGCGTTGCCACCACTGGCCGACCTCACCGCCACCGCGCCGCATCACCAAGCGATGCATACCCCAGTGGCAGATATCCGGACTTTGGCTCACGTACATGTCGCCGAAGGGTGTGTGGCCATCGTCGCTGGGTCGGCTCAGCATAAAATACTTGCCGCCGATCTTCCGGGGAAACAGCACGCCGTTTCGATTGAACGGAAGGAATGCATTCTCCAGACGCTCATAAACTTTGAAATCGCGCGTGGCCGCGACGCTGATCGTCGGCCCGTTGTGCCCGCCACACCAGGTGATGTAGTAAGTGCCGTCAATCTCGCACAGCCGCGGATCATAGGCGTAATCGGCAGGTGACTTGGGATCGCCTTCGGCAAATTCAATCTGCTTGGGGTCGATGTCCCATTTCAAGCCATCATTGCTCCATCCCACGTGCAAATGCGGAAATCGATCGCGCTTTTCCACGCGAAACACACCGACGAATCGGTCGCCGTATCGTGCGACCGCACTGTTGTAAACGCCCTGGACGCCCGGCATGTGATGGCGGCCAATCAGCGGATTTTGGGAGTATCGCCAAACGACGTCGCTACTGCGCTGCGCCCGCTCTTGCCACGGAATCTGCCCGATGACACCATGGCCTATTGGCTGCAAACCGTTCTCGCCGACATCAACTTGCCGTGACTTTCGGCGGACCGCTGACTCAATTTCGCTCTTCATGGAATTGCAGGCTGGTTCGAACAGCCGTTGCCCCGATTTGGCCGATTGACACCGACGAACGCAAAAGAATAATAAACACTGGGTGTAAACTAGTTTACCCATGCCAATACCGTGTGTCTATCTCCCTAAGGCAGAGAATACACGAGTCGGGATGGTGAACCGAGCCTCATCCGGGAGAGCCGTCGCACTTATTTGCGCAATTGCCTATGTCGTCGTCGCATGTACCACGGTTGAAGGACGTGGCCAAAGCCGCCAACGTCTCGCTCGCCGCCGCGTCTCGAATATTGCGTGGCGATCGCGCGCGTTTTGGCGAAGAAACATGCCGCCGCGTGCTGGAAGCGTCTCGGCAACTCGGCTGGAGGCGCAATTTGCTCGTCAGCGGCATGCAGACCGGCCGCACGCAGAC
This genomic interval from Pirellulales bacterium contains the following:
- a CDS encoding glycoside hydrolase family 130 protein gives rise to the protein MKSEIESAVRRKSRQVDVGENGLQPIGHGVIGQIPWQERAQRSSDVVWRYSQNPLIGRHHMPGVQGVYNSAVARYGDRFVGVFRVEKRDRFPHLHVGWSNDGLKWDIDPKQIEFAEGDPKSPADYAYDPRLCEIDGTYYITWCGGHNGPTISVAATRDFKVYERLENAFLPFNRNGVLFPRKIGGKYFMLSRPSDDGHTPFGDMYVSQSPDICHWGMHRLVMRRGGGEVGQWWQRTKIGAGPIPIEIDEGWLMIYHGVMDTCNGFVYSMGAAILDRDEPWRVLYRVNQHIM